One Bacillus amyloliquefaciens DSM 7 = ATCC 23350 DNA window includes the following coding sequences:
- a CDS encoding DNA glycosylase AlkZ-like family protein: MHGSIKNNCQVLSQHQGEKMVSGKTYWDELPNELLAEWIVSEHFERFEDSTLAEIAEAYIGVYSTRPTSWLAVLARNRSIDRTEVLSMETDPALVRIPGMRRSKFLLPQSLAATVFGVTRLSLADHEWRLRDVKLTLADYRRILPSLTELTTGSPVRLKDIGDALGLSGPQTRACTTVATYDGALIRIPSSNPWSNRWLYTAAPNGLLQSDDTPIDRERLQLDIARRYIQNYGPVSVDDLAWWMAISKKTARLLLERAGAYEIGSGIWLSANQKDKFEEFVLHAGQHSATGVRFLPAWDPLLMGYAPGSRQRDCLGLNQIGGYDAAGNGRPVVLIGSRAVTTWRIMRSGSKRLISLDLSSFVGKERKDLQESVLTWANQIGAIYDHETNGEEPTTGE, encoded by the coding sequence ATGCATGGAAGTATCAAAAATAACTGCCAGGTTCTGTCTCAACACCAAGGTGAGAAAATGGTGAGCGGCAAAACGTACTGGGATGAGCTGCCTAACGAGCTCCTAGCCGAATGGATTGTGTCAGAACATTTTGAGCGTTTCGAAGACTCAACTCTGGCTGAAATCGCGGAGGCATATATCGGAGTTTATTCAACTCGGCCTACTAGCTGGCTAGCCGTCCTAGCCCGCAATCGAAGTATTGATCGAACCGAAGTTCTCTCCATGGAAACTGATCCAGCTTTGGTGCGAATACCAGGAATGCGACGTTCAAAATTCTTACTTCCCCAGTCTCTGGCGGCTACGGTTTTTGGTGTTACCCGTCTATCTCTTGCCGACCACGAGTGGCGGTTACGCGATGTCAAGCTCACATTGGCCGACTATCGGCGAATACTACCAAGCCTTACCGAGCTCACTACAGGCTCTCCTGTCCGGCTAAAAGATATTGGGGATGCCTTGGGATTGAGTGGCCCCCAGACCCGCGCGTGCACCACTGTAGCGACATATGATGGAGCATTAATTCGGATTCCCTCGTCGAATCCTTGGTCCAATCGGTGGTTGTATACCGCCGCGCCTAACGGTCTGCTTCAAAGCGATGATACACCAATTGACCGTGAACGCCTACAGTTGGACATCGCTCGCCGTTATATTCAAAATTATGGGCCGGTATCAGTCGATGACCTTGCTTGGTGGATGGCCATTTCAAAGAAGACAGCGCGCTTGCTCTTGGAAAGGGCCGGAGCATACGAGATTGGATCAGGAATTTGGCTGAGTGCCAATCAAAAGGATAAGTTTGAAGAGTTCGTATTGCACGCAGGTCAGCACTCAGCTACAGGCGTACGGTTTTTGCCTGCTTGGGATCCGCTTTTGATGGGGTACGCGCCCGGCTCGAGACAGCGCGACTGCCTAGGGCTTAACCAGATTGGTGGGTACGACGCTGCAGGAAATGGGCGTCCTGTCGTGTTAATCGGTAGCCGGGCGGTGACTACCTGGCGCATCATGAGAAGTGGCTCCAAGCGCTTAATCTCGCTCGATCTCTCATCTTTTGTAGGTAAGGAACGAAAAGATCTTCAAGAATCGGTCTTGACCTGGGCAAACCAAATCGGAGCCATTTATGACCACGAAACGAATGGGGAAGAGCCTACAACTGGGGAGTAA
- the glyA gene encoding serine hydroxymethyltransferase has product MSLSQQFYLVGDTISYVPMRKRSLISFCRSQRITGMEGNEMTIKNKLLGSQAHLLQRGLTDLGIQDPELESILDAEVRRQHRTLSLVASCCAVTPRALAASASALVNVTAEGTPGRRYHAGCENVDLVESLAIQRARELFGAQYAGVQPHSASSANYQVLSALLQPGDTLLGMNLDHGGHLTHGSPVTFSGTYYRAIGYGTTPEGVIDYDEVRRLAHDHRPRMIICGATAYSRVVDFERFREIADEIGAILLADISHIAGLVATKRHPSPINAAHVTTTCTHKQLAGPRGGLIMSGRDAKEKVPGRETTFSRALQQSVFPWMQGAPAVNIIAAKAAAFGYAMSQEFDAYIERIRTTANAIASAFQEKGYDVIGGRTENHTILIRLHGAITGAIAESALEQCSIIVNKNRVPRETRSSFVTSGLRIGTGSLAQRRVDEQGCRQIVDLVCRILDKVTPLGDKEYELDPTLREQFRSEIEALCSIYPLIDYTE; this is encoded by the coding sequence ATGTCACTAAGTCAGCAATTTTATCTGGTGGGGGACACTATTTCATACGTACCCATGCGCAAGAGGTCGCTGATATCGTTCTGTCGTTCGCAGCGGATAACAGGAATGGAGGGAAATGAGATGACGATTAAAAATAAACTGCTTGGGAGCCAAGCTCACCTGCTACAGCGAGGCTTGACAGACCTAGGGATACAAGACCCCGAACTGGAGAGCATCTTGGATGCCGAAGTAAGGCGTCAGCATCGAACACTGTCACTGGTCGCCTCCTGCTGTGCAGTCACGCCCCGAGCCTTGGCAGCGTCAGCTTCTGCCTTGGTCAACGTTACGGCAGAGGGAACTCCTGGTAGACGGTACCACGCAGGATGTGAGAACGTTGATTTGGTCGAGTCTCTGGCAATCCAAAGAGCTCGTGAACTGTTCGGTGCCCAGTACGCAGGCGTCCAGCCACATTCAGCGTCGAGTGCGAACTACCAAGTGCTTTCGGCACTACTTCAGCCCGGGGATACTCTGCTCGGAATGAATCTCGATCACGGTGGGCACCTCACTCACGGCAGCCCAGTCACATTTTCAGGCACGTATTACCGGGCGATTGGATACGGCACGACTCCTGAAGGCGTCATTGATTATGACGAGGTGCGTAGACTGGCCCACGATCATCGCCCGCGCATGATCATCTGTGGTGCGACTGCCTATTCGCGGGTCGTGGATTTCGAGAGGTTCCGTGAGATTGCCGATGAGATAGGGGCGATCTTGCTCGCTGACATTTCGCATATCGCCGGACTTGTTGCGACTAAACGACACCCAAGCCCGATTAACGCTGCACACGTAACTACAACGTGTACGCATAAGCAACTCGCAGGACCACGTGGTGGTCTGATTATGTCCGGACGTGATGCTAAAGAAAAGGTTCCTGGCAGGGAGACAACCTTCAGCCGTGCTTTGCAACAGTCAGTATTTCCCTGGATGCAGGGAGCGCCAGCCGTCAACATAATAGCTGCGAAGGCTGCTGCGTTCGGCTATGCAATGTCACAGGAGTTTGACGCATACATAGAGCGAATTCGGACCACAGCTAATGCCATAGCAAGTGCGTTTCAGGAAAAAGGCTATGATGTTATAGGAGGACGTACTGAGAACCACACAATTCTGATTCGTTTGCATGGTGCCATTACTGGTGCCATCGCTGAGTCGGCGCTAGAACAGTGCTCGATTATAGTGAATAAAAATCGTGTTCCAAGAGAGACCCGGTCGTCATTCGTCACTAGTGGATTGCGCATTGGTACCGGTTCCCTGGCGCAACGTCGCGTCGACGAACAGGGGTGCCGTCAAATTGTTGATTTAGTTTGCCGGATCTTAGACAAAGTGACACCGCTTGGCGATAAGGAGTACGAATTGGATCCAACTTTGAGGGAGCAGTTTCGTTCAGAGATTGAAGCGTTGTGCTCAATTTATCCGCTTATAGATTATACGGAGTGA